In a single window of the Rattus norvegicus strain BN/NHsdMcwi chromosome 6, GRCr8, whole genome shotgun sequence genome:
- the LOC134479416 gene encoding pre-mRNA-splicing factor CWC22 homolog, with the protein MKSSVAHMKSSGHDRRESHNSYHRRSSSPEDRYTEQDRSPRDRDYSDYSRSDYERSRRGYSYDDSMEARSRDREKRREREREADHRKRSRKSRSPERRSPDRGVSQSSTQEEPTSKKKKKDEQDPLLTRTGGAYIPPAKLRMMQEQITEKTSLAYQRMSWEAMKKSINGLINKVNICNISIIIQELLQENIVRGRGLLSRSVLQAQSASPIFTHLYAALVAIINSKFPQIGELILKRLIINFRKGYRRNDKQLCLTASKFVAHLTNQNVAHEVLCLEILTLLLERPTDDSVEVAIGFLKECGLKLTQVSPRGINAIFERLRNIVHESEIDKRVQYMIEVMFAVRKDGFKDHPVILEGLDLVEEDDQFTHMLPLEDDYNPEDVLNVFKMDPNFMENEEKYKVIKKEILDEGDSDSNTDQEAGSSEDEEEEEEDEEEGEEEEGGQKVTIHDKTEINLVSFRRTIYLAIQSSLDFEECAHKLLKMEFAESQTKELCNMILDCCAQQRTYEKFFGLLAGRFCMLKKEYMESFESIFKEQYDTIHRLETNKLRNVAKMFAHLLYTDSLPWSVLECIKLSEETTTSSSRIFVKIFFQELCEYMGLPKLNARLKDETLQPFFEGLLPRDNPRNTRFAINFFTSIGLGGLTDELREHLKNTPKVIVAQKADAEQKKPVLTSSSSESSSGSDSSDSDSDSSESSSESSSEASNSSDSSQSSASAKGTRKKRQGKARGEEVDKLARSHQARDRRREGGREDQRHQEGRTERARSERHRAQNSRDADWRDPPAKHMEDRSHENSYSRVGNGREQGSHREPEDRHGEPKKKRRERRDSFSENEKQRTRNQDSDNVRRKDRSKSRERSRKHSGRKGDDDDRYQNGAERRWEKPSRYAEHSRESKRSQDRRREKSPTKHK; encoded by the coding sequence atgaaaagtaGTGTGGCACACATGAAATCCTCTGGTCACGACAGAAGGGAGAGCCACAATTCATACCACCGGAGGAGCTCCTCCCCAGAAGACAGATATACAGAACAAGACCGGTCCCCCCGGGATAGAGACTATTCTGATTACAGCCGGTCAGATTATGAGCGATCCAGAAGAGGATACTCTTACGATGACAGCATGGAAGCACGAAGCAGGGACCGAGAGAaacgcagagagagagaaagagaagcagaccaTCGGAAACGGTCCCGGAAATCCCGGTCTCCGGAAAGGAGGAGCCCAGACCGAGGAGTGAGCCAGAGTTCTACTCAGGAAGAACCCAcatcgaagaagaagaagaaggatgagcaggACCCGCTGCTCACCCGCACCGGGGGAGCGTATATTCCTCCTGCAAAGCTCAGGATGATGCAGGAGCAGATTACGGAAAAAACCAGCTTAGCATACCAGAGGATGAGCTGGGAGGCTATGAAGAAATCCATCAATGGTCTCATCAACAAGGTCAACATCTGTAATATAAGCATCATTATCCAAGAGCTCCTTCAAGAGAACATCGTCAGAGGGAGAGGACTGCTGTCCAGATCTGTTCTGCAAGCACAGAGCGCTTCTCCCATCTTCACTCACCTTTATGCAGCTTTGGTGGCGATAATCAACTCAAAGTTCCCACAGATTGGAGAACTGATCCTCAAGAGACTAATTATTAATTTTCGTAAAGGATACCGAAGGAACGATAAGCAACTTTGCCTGACTGCTTCAAAATTTGTGGCACATCTTACTAATCAAAATGTGGCACATGAGGTTCTGTGCCTGGAGATCCTCACTTTGCTGCTAGAGAGACCAACAGATGACAGTGTTGAAGTAGCTATCGGCTTCCTCAAGGAGTGTGGTCTCAAATTAACCCAGGTGTCACCAAGGGGAATCAATGCAATCTTTGAACGCCTGCGAAACATTGTGCATGAGTCCGAGATTGACAAAAGAGTCCAGTACATGATTGAAGTGATGTTTGCTGTACGGAAGGATGGATTCAAGGACCACCCTGTTATTCTGGAAGGACTTGACTTAGTGGAAGAGGATGATCAGTTTACACACATGCTCCCATTGGAGGATGACTACAATCCAGAAGATGTTCTTAATGTTTTCAAGATGGATCCTAATTTTATGGAGAATGAAGAGAAGTACAAggttattaaaaaagaaatccttgATGAAGGAGACAGTGACTCAAACACAGACCAGGAAGCAGGAAGTagtgaagatgaggaggaggaggaggaagacgaggaggaaggagaagaggaggaaggaggacaaAAAGTAACTATCCATGATAAAACAGAAATCAACCTAGTCTCGTTTCGCCGTACAATATATCTTGCTATTCAGTCAAGTTTAGATTTTGAAGAATGTGCACACAAGTTGCTGAAAATGGagtttgctgagagccaaacaaAAGAACTCTGCAACATGATACTTGATTGCTGTGCCCAACAAAGAACCTATGAAAAATTTTTTGGCCTGTTAGCTGGGCGGTTTTGTATGCTGAAAAAAGAGTACATGGAATCATTTGAAAGTATATTCAAGGAACAGTACGACACCATCCACCGCCTAGAGACAAACAAATTGAGAAATGTTGCTAAGATGTTCGCTCACCTTTTATACACAGACTCACTTCCGTGGAGTGTTCTCGAGTGTATAAAGCTGAGTGAAGAGACGACAACATCATCCAGTAGGATTTTTGTCAAGATCTTCTTCCAGGAGCTGTGTGAATACATGGGTCTTCCTAAACTGAATGCGAGGTTAAAGGATGAAACTCTTCAACCGTTCTTTGAAGGACTGTTACCCCGAGACAACCCACGCAACACCCGGTTTGCCATCAACTTCTTCACTTCCATAGGTCTCGGAGGATTGACAGATGAACTTCGAGAACATCTGAAAAATACGCCCAAGGTCATCGTAGCCCAGAAAGCAGACGCTGAGCAGAAGAAACCGGTCCTGACATCTTCATCTTCAGAGTCTTCCTCGGGGTCTGATTCCTCTGACTCAGATTCTGACAGCAGCGAGAGCAGCTCAGAGTCCTCCAGTGAAGCGAGCAACTCCTCCGACAGCAGTCAGAGCTCTGCCTCAGCTAAAGgtacaagaaagaaaagacaaggaaaggCCAGAGGTGAAGAAGTAGATAAGTTAGCCAGGAGCCACCAGGCACGTGACAGGCGgcgagaaggaggcagagaggaccaAAGGCATCAGGAAGGGAGGACTGAGAGAGCAAGGTCTGAAAGACACAGAGCTCAGAACTCACGAGATGCAGACTGGCGAGATCCCCCAGCAAAGCACATGGAGGACAGAAGTCATGAGAATAGTTACAGCAGAGTTGGCAATGGCCGAGAACAAGGCTCGCACAGAGAGCCAGAAGACAGGCATGGCGAGCCAAAGAAGAAGCGGCGAGAGAGAAGAGATTCTTTTTCTGAAAATGAGAAGCAAAGAACCCGAAATCAGGACAGTGATAATGTTAGAAGAAAAGATCGCTCCAAGTCAAGAGAGAGGAGTAGGAAGCATTCTGGTCGTAAAGGAGATGATGACGACAGGTATCAGAACGGTGCTGAGAGACGCTGGGAAAAACCTAGCAGATACGCTGAACATTCTAGAGAATCAAAGAGAAGTCAGGACCGGAGGAGAGAAAAGTCTCCAACAAAACACAAATAA
- the LOC134479431 gene encoding dnaJ homolog subfamily C member 17-like codes for MAVIKVLVQMELYVLQGVEEKATDKEVKKGYRQKAHSCHPDKNLDNPRAAELFHKLSQALEVLTDDAARAAYDKERKARKQAAERTQRLDENRKKLKLDLEAREWEAQAQGTEEEEESMNTTTLEQEMARLREEGSSQLEEQQWLIQEQIRQDREQRLRGRTENRKGKRTPKLKLKWTCKKEDESQGGYSRDVLLRVLHKYGEVLNLVVSGRKPGNVIVEIATVRAAELAIRNEVGLADNPLKVSWLEGQPQGTVDPSPPGLSKGSVLSEREYKSLVMMGMRQATE; via the coding sequence ATGGCAGTGATCAAAGTGCTAGTACAAATGGAACTCTACGTGCTGCAGGGCGTTGAAGAGAAGGCGACAGACAAAGAGGTGAAGAAGGGCTACAGACAAAAAGCACACTCCTGCCACCCAGATAAAAATCTAGATAACCCCAGAGCAGCTGAACTCTTCCACAAGCTGTCCCAGGCCTTGGAGGTACTGACTGATGATGCAGCCAGGGCTGCCTATGACAAGGAGAGGAAAGCCAGGAAGCAGGCTGCAGAGAGGACCCAGAGACTTGACGAgaacaggaagaaactgaagctcgacctggaggccagggagtgggaggcccaggcccagggtactgaggaagaggaggagagcatGAACACCACCACACTAGAGCAGGAGATGGCTCGATTACGAGAAGAGGGTTCCAGTCAGTTGGAAGAGCAGCAATGGCTGATCCAGGAGCAGATCCGCCAGGACCGAgaacagaggctgagaggaagaacagaaaatagaaaaggcaAAAGAACCCCCAAACTAAAGCTTAAGTGGACGTGCAAGAAGGAGGATGAGTCCCAAGGGGGCTACTCCAGAGATGTCCTCCTGAGGGTTTTACATAAGTATGGGGAGGTTCTCAACTTGGTAGTTTCCGGAAGGAAGCCAGGCAATGTCATAGTGGAGATTGCAACTGTCAGAGCTGCGGAGCTGGCCATCAGAAATGAAGTGGGCCTGGCTGACAACCCTCTGAAGGTTTCCTGGTTGGAGGGACAGCCCCAGGGCACGGTGGACCCCAGTCCCCCAGGACTGTCGAAGGGCTCAGTGTTGTCAGAAAGGGAATATAAGAGTCTGGTCATGATGGGCATGCGTCAGGCCACTGAGTGA
- the LOC134479439 gene encoding M-phase phosphoprotein 6-like, protein MASEQKTKLSTNLLRMKFMQRGLDSENQKQLEEEERKTIRDEQWYLDLPELKEKESFIIEEQSFSLCEDLLYGRMPFRGFNPEVEKLLLQMNSRNSVAAAEEEESVEADVPEEEMARRYETLEGTIGKMFAKNRD, encoded by the coding sequence ATGGCGTCGGAGCAGAAGACGAAGTTATCCACAAACCTGCTGCGCATGAAGTTCATGCAGAGGGGCCTGGACTCGGAAAACCAGAAACAGCTAGAAGAGGAGGAACGGAAGACGATCAGGGATGAGCAATGGTACCTGGATTTGCCGGAGTTGAAGGAGAAGGAGAGCTTCATCATAGAAGAGCAGAGCTTCTCCCTGTGTGAAGATCTTCTCTATGGAAGGATGCCTTTCAGAGGCTTTAATCCTGAAGTTGAGAAGTTATTGCTTCAGATGAATTCCAGGAACAGTGTGGCGGCGGCAGAAGAGGAGGAGTCTGTAGAGGCTGACGTGCCGGAGGAAGAAATGGCAAGAAGATATGAGACTTTGGAAGGAACAATTGGGAAAATGTTTGCCAAGAATAGGGACTGA